From the Pedobacter cryoconitis genome, one window contains:
- a CDS encoding DMT family transporter, with amino-acid sequence MKTYIFLFLAIISEIIATTALKASEEFTRLWPSVIVIFGYAIAFYFLSLTLRKMDLGIAYAIWSGVGIVLVTTLGAVFYKQKPDMPAVIGIVLIIIGVVVINLFSKNSGH; translated from the coding sequence ATGAAAACATATATATTCTTATTCCTTGCTATCATTTCAGAGATTATAGCGACTACGGCATTAAAGGCTTCAGAAGAGTTTACCAGGTTGTGGCCTTCTGTTATTGTGATCTTCGGATATGCTATCGCTTTTTATTTCCTTAGCCTGACTTTAAGAAAAATGGATCTAGGCATTGCTTATGCGATCTGGTCGGGCGTGGGCATAGTTTTAGTTACAACACTAGGAGCTGTTTTTTATAAGCAAAAACCTGATATGCCTGCTGTTATAGGCATTGTGCTGATTATAATTGGCGTAGTTGTAATTAATTTATTCTCAAAAAATTCCGGACACTAG
- a CDS encoding glycosyltransferase family 2 protein: MKSKTEIDVIILSFAQNEELKLITQHCINSLMDSEDQETIKFNVVVMESQQEIKPFQYKNTTTIYPEEAFGYHRYMNIGIDITSSKYVCLCNNDLHFHPGWATEILKSFHKYYDLSSASPFCSFHHPKMGFEQDNGLYPGYRSRYEVAGWCLFLKRDVFRLTGKLDENYQFWCADNDYANTLAALKIRHALVSSSVVDHLDSCTLDQQAEAAAIAASEFFYLEKKWNHRKMAGWTCV; encoded by the coding sequence ATGAAAAGCAAGACCGAAATTGACGTTATTATCTTAAGCTTCGCACAGAACGAAGAGTTAAAACTGATTACCCAGCACTGCATCAATTCTTTGATGGACTCAGAAGATCAGGAAACTATCAAGTTTAACGTTGTTGTGATGGAATCGCAGCAGGAAATTAAACCGTTTCAATACAAAAATACTACGACCATATACCCTGAAGAAGCATTTGGTTACCACCGATATATGAATATTGGAATTGATATTACATCTTCCAAATACGTTTGCCTGTGTAATAACGACCTGCATTTCCACCCAGGCTGGGCAACCGAAATATTAAAATCCTTTCATAAATACTATGATCTCTCGAGCGCGTCTCCTTTTTGTTCTTTTCATCATCCCAAAATGGGATTTGAGCAGGATAATGGGCTTTATCCGGGGTACCGAAGCAGGTATGAAGTTGCAGGATGGTGCCTGTTTTTGAAGCGTGATGTTTTCAGGCTTACTGGGAAACTGGACGAAAACTATCAATTTTGGTGTGCTGATAATGATTATGCCAATACATTGGCCGCATTGAAAATCAGGCATGCACTGGTTTCTTCGTCAGTAGTAGATCATTTAGATAGCTGTACGCTAGACCAGCAGGCAGAAGCAGCAGCTATTGCCGCCAGTGAATTCTTTTACCTGGAGAAAAAGTGGAACCACAGAAAGATGGCAGGCTGGACCTGTGTATAA